In Fusobacterium hwasookii, a single window of DNA contains:
- a CDS encoding metallophosphoesterase — protein sequence MIYFTADIHFYHENIINHTKRPFKNADEMNKKIITNWNNVVKANDEVYILGDVTLKGASNANTVLSQLKGKKYLVKGNHDHFVEEENFNSYIFEWVKDYYELEYESNFFVLFHYPLEEWNKYYRGAYQLHGHQHNNSLYNYKNLQKGLRRYDVGVDANNFKPVSIDEIIKFFEMIKK from the coding sequence ATGATATATTTTACAGCAGATATTCATTTCTATCATGAAAATATTATAAATCATACAAAAAGACCTTTTAAAAATGCTGATGAAATGAATAAAAAAATTATAACCAATTGGAATAATGTTGTGAAAGCCAATGATGAAGTGTATATACTTGGAGATGTTACTTTAAAAGGAGCAAGTAATGCAAATACAGTATTATCTCAATTAAAAGGTAAAAAATATTTAGTTAAAGGTAATCATGACCATTTTGTAGAAGAAGAAAACTTTAATTCATATATATTTGAATGGGTTAAGGATTATTATGAGCTAGAATATGAAAGTAATTTCTTTGTGCTATTTCATTATCCATTAGAAGAATGGAATAAATATTATAGAGGTGCTTATCAATTGCATGGACACCAACATAATAATTCTCTATATAACTATAAAAATTTACAAAAAGGTTTAAGGAGATATGATGTTGGAGTTGATGCTAATAATTTCAAACCAGTTAGTATAGATGAAATTATAAAATTTTTTGAAATGATAAAAAAATGA
- a CDS encoding glutamine synthetase III family protein translates to MNNLLDNFGTNCFSEKNLKNRVPDYVVKKFLEIKNGKAELTLEIADIIANAIKMWALEKGATHYTHWFQPLTDLTAEKHESFISINSDGTNMAKFSGKDLMKGESDTSSFPNGGLRSTFEARGYTAWDISSPMFLKGEEGSKTLYIPTAFIAYNGEALDKKVPLLRSINSLKEQALKIQKLLGDNETENINVTLGVEQEYFLVDKEFFYKRQDLVLSGKTVFGCLPPKGQQMNDHYYGMIKERIESFMAELDNELWKVGVMSKTKHNEVAPNQFEIALMFNTANVSADQNQITMDMIKKVANRHNMVALLHEKPFQGVNGSGKHCNWSLATDKGVNLYDPETLSENNLSFLIYLLAMVEGVDRYASALRATTATPGNDYRLGGHEAPPAIISIFLGEQLEDILENIENINFNNNSNLDEITIDKNISRIPKDISDRNRTSPMAFTGNKFEFRMPGSSASPATPMFVLNTIVADILREYAECLEKELKNKSVKEPIIALVKDRYHKHKRIIFNGNGYEQKWVDEAKKRGLYNLKDTVEGLPALIEEDIIQLFERNSVLSRSESLSRFHVYVERYNKQCNIEVSSGIKIVRNQVYPFVIKYISNLSKSIHRSRKIFPDEDLFKYDIDILKEIILLKSDMLILTDKLEENLASAIKIEALYQRARFYANEVKPTLEKLREKVDKLEEKIATDAWPIPSYYDLLFNL, encoded by the coding sequence ATGAACAACTTATTAGATAACTTTGGGACTAACTGCTTTTCAGAAAAAAATTTAAAGAATAGAGTTCCAGATTATGTAGTCAAAAAATTTTTGGAAATAAAAAATGGAAAAGCTGAACTTACATTAGAGATTGCAGATATAATAGCAAATGCAATAAAAATGTGGGCATTGGAAAAAGGAGCTACTCATTATACCCACTGGTTTCAGCCTCTTACAGACCTTACAGCTGAAAAACATGAGTCTTTTATATCTATTAATTCAGATGGAACAAATATGGCAAAATTTTCAGGAAAAGATTTAATGAAAGGTGAATCAGATACTTCATCATTTCCAAATGGAGGCTTAAGATCAACTTTTGAGGCAAGAGGATATACTGCTTGGGATATAAGTTCACCTATGTTTTTAAAAGGTGAGGAAGGTTCAAAGACACTTTATATTCCAACAGCTTTTATAGCATATAATGGAGAAGCTTTAGATAAAAAGGTTCCTTTACTTCGTTCTATAAATTCTTTAAAAGAACAAGCTTTAAAAATTCAAAAATTATTAGGAGATAATGAAACTGAGAATATAAATGTAACTCTTGGTGTTGAACAAGAATATTTTTTAGTTGACAAAGAATTTTTTTATAAAAGACAAGATTTAGTTTTATCGGGAAAAACTGTTTTTGGTTGTCTACCTCCAAAAGGTCAACAAATGAATGACCATTATTATGGAATGATAAAAGAAAGAATAGAAAGCTTTATGGCAGAGCTTGATAATGAACTTTGGAAAGTAGGAGTTATGTCAAAGACAAAACATAATGAAGTTGCTCCTAATCAGTTTGAAATTGCATTGATGTTTAATACTGCTAATGTTTCTGCTGATCAAAATCAAATTACCATGGATATGATTAAAAAAGTTGCTAATAGACATAATATGGTTGCACTTTTACATGAAAAGCCATTTCAAGGTGTAAATGGGTCAGGTAAACATTGTAATTGGTCACTTGCTACTGATAAGGGAGTAAACCTATATGATCCAGAAACATTATCAGAAAATAATTTAAGTTTTTTAATATATTTACTTGCCATGGTAGAAGGTGTAGATAGATATGCTTCTGCACTTAGGGCTACAACAGCTACACCAGGAAATGATTATAGATTAGGAGGACATGAAGCTCCACCAGCAATTATATCTATATTTTTAGGAGAGCAATTAGAAGATATTTTAGAAAATATAGAAAATATAAATTTTAATAATAATTCAAATTTAGATGAAATAACAATTGATAAAAATATATCAAGAATTCCTAAGGATATTTCTGATAGGAATAGAACTTCTCCTATGGCATTCACTGGAAATAAATTTGAATTTAGAATGCCAGGTTCAAGTGCTTCACCAGCAACACCAATGTTTGTCCTAAACACAATAGTTGCTGATATACTAAGAGAATATGCTGAATGTTTAGAAAAAGAATTGAAAAATAAATCTGTTAAAGAACCAATTATTGCTCTTGTAAAAGATAGGTATCATAAACACAAAAGAATTATATTTAATGGTAATGGATATGAACAAAAATGGGTAGATGAAGCTAAAAAGAGAGGACTTTATAATTTGAAAGATACTGTTGAAGGGCTACCTGCTTTAATAGAGGAAGATATAATTCAACTATTTGAAAGAAATTCTGTACTATCAAGAAGTGAATCACTTTCAAGATTTCATGTCTATGTAGAAAGATATAATAAACAATGTAATATAGAAGTTTCTTCTGGAATTAAAATTGTAAGAAATCAGGTTTATCCATTTGTGATAAAATATATATCTAATCTTTCAAAGTCTATACATCGTTCGAGAAAAATTTTTCCAGATGAAGATTTATTTAAGTATGATATAGATATTTTAAAAGAAATAATTTTATTGAAAAGTGATATGTTAATACTTACTGATAAATTGGAAGAAAATTTAGCAAGTGCTATAAAAATTGAAGCTTTGTATCAAAGAGCTAGATTTTATGCTAATGAAGTTAAACCAACATTAGAGAAACTTAGAGAAAAAGTAGATAAATTAGAAGAAAAGATTGCTACTGATGCCTGGCCTATACCAAGTTACTATGATTTATTATTTAATTTATAA
- the corA gene encoding magnesium/cobalt transporter CorA: MPNSNRKLGLLPGSVVYTGENPNYNITVTVIYYSRKFHKRDVFSADDIIDIDLSFDGNIWINIDGINDVNLIKEIGKIFNIDSLSLEDIANPEQRVKIDDRDSYIHIILKMLQMELLTKDVQYEQVSLIIKDNILITFQETPYDLFESIRSRLENPRTKLASKDVSYLAYILIDTIVDNYLLILDEVETEIDDIENKLIESADREDLENILTLKQNIAVLKKFISPIRELISKLQARSMLNYFHEDMKYYLGDLNDHGIIVFDTVDMLNNRATELIQLYHSMISNTMNEVMKILAIISTIFMPLSFIVGLYGMNFENMPELKWQYGYFMTLGLMAGLVILMIIYFKKKKWF, translated from the coding sequence TTGCCAAATTCAAATAGAAAATTAGGATTATTACCAGGAAGTGTTGTATACACAGGAGAAAATCCTAATTACAATATAACTGTTACTGTAATTTATTATTCAAGAAAATTTCATAAGAGAGATGTTTTTTCAGCTGATGATATTATAGATATAGATTTAAGTTTTGATGGAAATATCTGGATAAATATAGATGGAATCAATGATGTAAATCTTATAAAAGAGATAGGAAAAATATTCAATATAGATTCCTTATCTTTAGAAGATATTGCTAACCCAGAACAAAGGGTAAAAATAGATGATAGAGATTCATATATTCATATAATATTAAAGATGTTACAAATGGAGCTACTTACAAAGGATGTTCAATATGAACAAGTCTCTTTAATAATAAAAGATAATATTTTGATTACCTTTCAAGAAACTCCTTATGATTTATTTGAATCAATAAGAAGTAGGCTAGAAAATCCTAGGACAAAATTAGCTTCAAAAGATGTTAGTTATTTAGCATATATCCTAATAGATACAATAGTTGATAACTATTTATTAATCTTAGATGAAGTTGAAACTGAAATAGATGATATTGAAAATAAGCTAATAGAAAGTGCTGATAGAGAAGATTTAGAAAATATTTTAACTTTGAAGCAAAATATAGCTGTTTTGAAAAAATTTATTTCTCCAATAAGAGAATTAATTTCAAAACTACAAGCAAGAAGCATGTTAAATTATTTCCATGAAGATATGAAATATTATTTAGGTGACTTAAATGACCATGGAATTATAGTATTTGATACTGTTGACATGCTTAATAATAGAGCAACTGAACTTATTCAGTTATATCATTCAATGATAAGTAATACCATGAATGAAGTTATGAAAATTTTAGCTATAATTTCAACTATATTTATGCCATTGAGTTTTATTGTTGGACTTTATGGAATGAATTTTGAAAATATGCCTGAACTTAAATGGCAATATGGTTATTTTATGACTTTAGGTTTAATGGCAGGACTTGTTATTTTAATGATTATTTATTTTAAAAAGAAAAAATGGTTTTAA
- a CDS encoding glycerol-3-phosphate responsive antiterminator, whose product MGIKSILERNPIIPAIKDNITLKKALNSNSELVFIIVSNIINIKDYTDKLKKANKKVYIHVDMIDGLNSTNNGIDYIVNTVKPDGILTTKSNVVAHAYKNNINVIQRFFILDSLSYEKALLNIKENKIVAAEIMPGLMPKIIKKLSQETHIPIITGGLIKEKEDVISVINAGALSVSTTETKLWED is encoded by the coding sequence ATGGGAATAAAAAGTATTTTAGAAAGAAACCCAATTATACCTGCTATAAAAGATAATATAACACTAAAAAAAGCTTTAAATTCAAATAGTGAGTTAGTTTTTATTATAGTATCTAATATAATTAATATAAAAGACTATACAGATAAGTTAAAAAAAGCAAATAAAAAAGTATATATCCATGTTGATATGATAGATGGTTTAAATAGCACTAATAATGGAATAGACTATATAGTAAATACTGTTAAACCAGATGGAATACTTACAACAAAATCAAATGTTGTAGCACATGCTTATAAAAATAATATAAATGTTATTCAAAGATTTTTTATTTTAGATAGTCTGTCTTATGAAAAAGCACTTTTAAATATAAAAGAAAATAAAATTGTAGCAGCTGAAATTATGCCAGGACTTATGCCTAAGATTATAAAAAAACTTTCTCAAGAAACACATATTCCAATAATTACAGGTGGTTTAATAAAAGAGAAAGAAGATGTAATAAGTGTAATAAATGCAGGAGCATTATCTGTTTCAACAACAGAAACTAAATTATGGGAAGATTAA
- a CDS encoding aminotransferase class I/II-fold pyridoxal phosphate-dependent enzyme: MLAKRYTGKKLVDNIFATSKKAKQAIVKFGKENVINATIGSLYNEDEKLAVYDVVESVYRNLPPEDLYAYATNVIGEDDYLEEVIKVVFYEDYKEVLKGLHIASIATTGGTGALSNTIKNYMDTGDKVLLPNWMWGTYKNIVIENGGKIETYQLFNENGDFNFEDFKNKVLELAKVQNNVVLVINEPSHNPTGFRMTYEEWVNLMDFFKSIRDTNLIVIRDVAYFEYDDRGEEETKKIRKLLLGLPKNILFMYAFSLSKSLSIYGMRIGAQIAVSSDEEVIQEFKDALPFSCRTTWSNIPKGGMKLFTTIMKNPELKANFLNEKQSYMNLLNERANIFLTEAKEENLKILPYKSGFFVTIPVGEIVDKVIEDLENKNIFVIKFDTGIRIGLCSVPKRKIQGLAKKIKESIDKFKNQ, translated from the coding sequence ATGTTAGCAAAGAGATATACAGGAAAAAAGTTAGTAGACAACATATTTGCAACAAGTAAAAAAGCTAAACAAGCTATTGTAAAATTTGGTAAAGAAAATGTAATCAATGCAACTATTGGTTCACTTTATAATGAAGATGAAAAACTAGCTGTTTATGATGTAGTTGAAAGTGTATATAGAAATCTTCCACCAGAAGACTTATATGCTTATGCTACTAATGTAATAGGAGAAGATGACTATCTTGAAGAAGTTATAAAAGTAGTTTTTTATGAAGATTATAAAGAAGTTTTAAAAGGATTACATATTGCCTCTATTGCAACAACAGGTGGTACAGGAGCATTATCTAATACAATCAAGAACTATATGGATACAGGAGATAAAGTATTACTACCAAATTGGATGTGGGGAACATATAAGAATATTGTTATTGAAAATGGTGGAAAAATTGAAACTTATCAACTGTTTAATGAAAATGGAGATTTTAACTTTGAAGATTTTAAAAATAAAGTTTTAGAATTAGCAAAAGTTCAAAATAATGTTGTTCTTGTAATAAATGAGCCTAGTCATAACCCAACAGGTTTTAGAATGACTTATGAAGAGTGGGTAAATCTTATGGATTTCTTTAAGAGTATAAGAGATACTAATCTAATTGTAATAAGGGATGTTGCTTACTTTGAATATGATGACAGAGGTGAAGAAGAAACTAAGAAAATTAGAAAACTATTACTTGGTTTACCTAAAAATATATTGTTTATGTATGCTTTTAGCCTATCAAAATCTCTATCTATATATGGAATGAGAATAGGTGCACAAATTGCAGTTTCATCTGATGAAGAAGTTATACAGGAATTTAAAGATGCACTACCATTTTCTTGTAGAACAACATGGTCTAACATACCAAAAGGTGGTATGAAATTATTTACTACTATTATGAAAAACCCTGAATTAAAAGCTAATTTTTTAAATGAAAAACAAAGTTATATGAATTTATTAAATGAAAGAGCTAATATATTTTTAACAGAAGCCAAAGAAGAAAATTTAAAAATTTTACCTTATAAAAGTGGTTTCTTTGTAACTATTCCAGTTGGTGAAATTGTGGATAAAGTTATAGAAGATTTAGAAAATAAAAATATATTTGTTATAAAATTTGATACAGGTATAAGAATAGGATTATGTAGTGTTCCAAAAAGAAAAATACAAGGGCTTGCTAAAAAAATAAAAGAATCTATTGATAAGTTTAAAAATCAATAA
- a CDS encoding OmpA family protein, whose protein sequence is MKKKLTAVLLLALLVTACSSTKTTKKTNVGVDSTNKYAIEDTEANKKPLEDIIVFNEEGVTIRREGNNLILSMPELILFDFDKYAVKDGIKPSLSTLAKALGENKDIHIKIDGYTDFIGTEAYNLDLSVKRARAIKDFLISKGAIGSNISIEGYGEQNPTATNETAAGRSKNRRVEFIISRG, encoded by the coding sequence ATGAAAAAGAAATTAACTGCCGTACTTTTATTGGCTCTTTTAGTAACAGCTTGTAGTAGTACAAAAACGACTAAAAAAACAAATGTAGGTGTAGATTCAACTAATAAATATGCTATTGAAGATACAGAAGCCAACAAAAAACCATTAGAAGACATAATTGTTTTTAATGAAGAAGGAGTTACAATAAGAAGAGAAGGTAATAATCTAATATTATCAATGCCTGAATTGATACTGTTTGATTTTGACAAATACGCTGTTAAAGATGGTATAAAACCTTCACTTTCAACTTTAGCAAAGGCTTTAGGAGAAAATAAAGATATTCATATAAAAATAGATGGATATACAGACTTTATAGGAACTGAAGCATACAATTTAGATTTATCTGTAAAAAGAGCAAGAGCAATTAAAGATTTCTTAATTTCTAAAGGAGCTATTGGATCTAATATTTCAATAGAAGGTTATGGAGAACAAAACCCAACAGCTACAAATGAAACAGCAGCTGGTAGATCAAAAAATAGAAGAGTTGAGTTCATCATATCAAGAGGATAA
- a CDS encoding L,D-transpeptidase family protein: protein MNKKKILLFMLMITMSFNINAAPATSFAETINNENIEVIATYDNELPQEIKRIYKPKHSGEGVSYLDYIFIKARVSNLREKPEPDSKIVGKYTYDSKLKLLEKIRYQGNIWYLAQDENGVKGYIAASQTEKRDFRFQMALDKIHDLEGFINKSLDEGATLMSVNTYAPNPSNINPKRQKDKYGTSLDQNLLGTSQKGEQIIIPDRSVVKIIENRGDKALVKALSIPEELEVSKAKLSTFPSIKKGFRKVVAIDIENQNFMVFEKSRQTNEWELISYVYTKTGIDSELGYETPKGFFTVPIVKYVMPYTDETGQKAGTAKFAIRFCGGGYLHGTPINVQEEVNKEFFLRQKEFTLGTYTGTRKCVRTSEGHAKFLFDWLVSSPNKDSNEQRLSEDAYFIVF from the coding sequence ATGAACAAAAAGAAAATTTTATTATTTATGCTAATGATAACTATGTCTTTTAATATAAATGCAGCACCAGCTACTTCATTTGCAGAGACAATAAATAATGAAAATATAGAAGTTATTGCTACTTATGATAATGAATTACCACAAGAAATAAAAAGAATTTATAAACCAAAACATAGTGGAGAAGGTGTTTCTTATCTTGATTATATTTTTATAAAAGCAAGAGTTTCAAATTTAAGAGAAAAACCTGAACCTGATTCTAAAATTGTTGGAAAATACACTTATGATAGTAAGTTAAAACTTTTGGAAAAAATCAGATATCAAGGGAATATATGGTACTTAGCTCAAGATGAAAATGGAGTTAAGGGATATATAGCAGCAAGCCAAACAGAAAAAAGAGATTTTAGATTTCAAATGGCACTTGATAAAATACATGATTTAGAAGGTTTTATAAATAAATCTCTTGATGAAGGGGCAACATTGATGAGTGTAAATACATATGCACCAAATCCAAGTAATATAAACCCTAAGAGGCAAAAAGATAAATACGGAACAAGTTTAGACCAAAACCTATTAGGTACTAGTCAAAAAGGTGAACAAATAATAATACCTGATAGATCTGTTGTTAAAATAATTGAAAATAGAGGAGATAAAGCCTTAGTAAAAGCTTTGTCTATTCCAGAAGAACTTGAAGTTTCTAAAGCAAAACTTTCTACTTTCCCTTCAATAAAAAAAGGATTTAGAAAAGTTGTTGCAATAGATATTGAAAATCAAAATTTTATGGTTTTTGAAAAATCAAGACAAACTAATGAATGGGAATTAATTAGTTATGTATATACAAAAACAGGTATAGATAGTGAATTGGGTTATGAAACTCCAAAAGGTTTCTTCACTGTACCAATTGTAAAATATGTAATGCCTTATACAGACGAAACTGGTCAAAAAGCAGGAACTGCTAAATTTGCTATAAGATTCTGTGGTGGAGGATACTTACATGGAACTCCAATCAATGTACAAGAAGAAGTTAATAAAGAGTTTTTCTTAAGACAAAAAGAATTTACTTTAGGAACATACACAGGAACAAGAAAGTGTGTTAGAACAAGTGAAGGACATGCAAAATTTTTATTTGATTGGTTAGTAAGTAGTCCAAATAAAGATTCTAATGAACAAAGATTATCAGAAGATGCATACTTTATTGTATTTTAA
- a CDS encoding SoxR reducing system RseC family protein, with translation MVNKGIITKINGDTVTVKLYKSSSCSHCSCCSETNKMGSDFEFKVNQNVELGDLVTLEISEKDVVKAAFIAYIFPPILMILGYIVADHLGFSEMQSIFGSFLGLGVGFIFLAIYDRFFAKKTIDEEIKIISVEKYDPNACTNLAESCEDFF, from the coding sequence ATGGTGAATAAAGGTATAATTACTAAGATTAACGGTGATACTGTCACTGTAAAATTATATAAAAGTTCTTCTTGTTCACATTGTAGCTGTTGTAGTGAGACTAATAAAATGGGAAGTGACTTTGAGTTTAAAGTAAATCAAAATGTTGAGTTGGGAGATTTAGTTACCTTGGAAATTTCTGAAAAAGATGTTGTAAAAGCTGCTTTTATAGCCTATATCTTTCCACCAATACTTATGATTTTAGGTTATATAGTGGCAGATCATCTAGGTTTTTCAGAGATGCAATCTATATTTGGTAGTTTTCTTGGACTAGGAGTAGGTTTTATTTTTCTTGCTATCTATGATAGATTTTTTGCAAAAAAAACAATAGATGAAGAAATTAAAATTATTTCTGTTGAAAAATATGATCCAAATGCTTGTACTAATTTAGCAGAATCTTGTGAAGATTTCTTTTAA
- a CDS encoding YjiH family protein, translating into MENKKYPSSVLIKFLVCSLVGIFLFFVPVSFNGKSTIPLDHIVNLVLKVPYFKEVYATIVILVGVFLPFYKKTWNKNTTAIVFSLLKILALPFLFMVLFNKGPEFLMNKDVIPFIWNKIVIPVTTIVPVGSIFLSLIISYGLMEFVGVFMRPVMKPIWKTPGRSAIDAVASFVGSYSLALLITNRVYKEGKYTAKEAVIIATGFSTVSATFMVIVAKTLDLMDNWNLYFWLTVIVTFLVTAITARIYPIRNKSDAYFENQEGDIEKDIPKDKFKVAFNEGMEVCANSGSILDNVIINLKDGIMLAFNIGPSLMAVGTLGIVLANHTPIFDWIGYLVYPFTLISGFEEPLLTAKALALGIAEMFLPAVLVAKLSFEVKMLVAITCVSEVLFFSASIPCMMATDIPISFKDYLVIWFERVVLSILISIPLIYLVKVLM; encoded by the coding sequence ATGGAAAATAAAAAATATCCAAGTTCTGTTTTAATTAAATTTTTAGTCTGTAGTTTGGTAGGAATATTTTTATTCTTTGTTCCTGTAAGTTTTAATGGAAAATCAACAATACCATTAGACCACATAGTGAATCTTGTTTTAAAAGTTCCTTATTTTAAAGAAGTATACGCAACAATTGTTATTTTAGTGGGAGTATTTTTGCCTTTTTATAAAAAAACTTGGAATAAAAATACCACTGCTATTGTATTCTCGTTGTTAAAAATATTGGCACTTCCATTTTTATTTATGGTTCTATTTAATAAAGGACCTGAATTTTTAATGAATAAAGATGTTATACCATTTATATGGAATAAAATTGTTATCCCTGTAACAACAATAGTTCCTGTTGGTTCAATATTTTTAAGTTTAATAATAAGTTATGGACTTATGGAATTTGTTGGGGTATTTATGAGACCTGTTATGAAACCTATTTGGAAAACTCCAGGGAGATCAGCAATAGATGCTGTTGCTTCATTTGTTGGAAGTTATTCATTGGCACTTCTTATAACAAATAGAGTTTATAAAGAAGGAAAATATACAGCAAAAGAAGCTGTAATTATTGCGACTGGATTCTCAACAGTTTCAGCTACATTTATGGTAATTGTTGCAAAAACATTGGATTTAATGGATAATTGGAATTTATATTTCTGGCTTACTGTAATAGTTACATTTTTAGTTACTGCGATAACTGCAAGAATTTATCCAATTAGAAATAAATCTGATGCTTACTTTGAAAATCAAGAAGGAGATATTGAAAAAGATATTCCTAAAGATAAATTTAAAGTAGCATTTAATGAAGGAATGGAAGTATGTGCAAATAGTGGTTCAATTTTAGATAATGTAATAATAAATTTAAAAGATGGTATAATGTTAGCATTTAATATAGGACCTTCTCTTATGGCAGTAGGAACTTTAGGAATAGTTTTAGCTAACCATACTCCTATATTTGACTGGATAGGATATTTAGTATATCCATTCACTTTAATATCAGGATTTGAAGAACCTCTTTTAACTGCAAAAGCTTTAGCATTAGGAATTGCTGAAATGTTTTTACCTGCTGTTTTGGTTGCAAAATTAAGCTTTGAAGTTAAAATGTTGGTTGCTATTACTTGTGTATCAGAAGTTTTATTCTTCTCTGCTTCAATACCTTGTATGATGGCAACAGATATTCCTATTAGTTTTAAAGACTATTTAGTAATTTGGTTTGAAAGAGTTGTACTTTCAATTTTAATTTCTATACCATTAATTTACTTAGTAAAAGTTCTAATGTAA